The genomic segment CAGGCGCTCGCCGCGGTGTACGAGAAGCTCGGCTTCGGCGCGGAGAACGGCACATGGCGCAACTTCTACCTGATGGGCGCCCAGGAACTGCGCGGCACCGTCGCACACACCGCGCTGGAGACGACCAACCCCGAGATGGCGATGGCGCTCACCGTCGACATGATCATCGACTCCCTCGCCATCCGCGTCGACGGCCCGCGCGCCTGGGACGAGAGACTGACCATGACCTGGAACGTCACGGACGAGGGGCGCACCTGGCACCTGCTGCTGTCCAACGGAGCCCTCACCTACCGCAGCACCGGCCCGGAGACCGACGAGCCGGCCCCGGCCGCCGATCTGACCTTGACCCTGACCAAGCCGCACCTGCTCGCCGTGCTCGCGGGCAAGGGGCTGGACGACGTACAGGTCCAGGGCGACCCGCAGGTCTTCGCGGCCCTCGCTGGCCTGCTCGACACCCCCGACCCCGACTTCGCCCTCGTCACGCCTTGACCACCGGCGCCCGCCGGTCCCCGGCCCTCTTATCCGCCACCCTCGTATCCGCCGCCCCCGTACCCGTCGCACTCACCGGAGGAGCCCCGTGACCGCGACGCAGTGGGCGATGGGAGCCGTCGGTTTCGGATCGTTCGAATTCACCGGTGGCGGTACGTTCATCAACCTGGTCGCAGCGACGACCAATGCCCTCAACGGGGCGCTGCTGGCCCGCCGTCCCGACCACTACAAGAACTTCACCGTGGTTGGCATCCTCCTCATGGCCCTGCTCGGGGGCATCGGCGGCGGGGTCAGCCGCGACATCATGGTCGGCCGCGTCCCGGCCGCGCTGACCAACTCCTCCTACGTCGTGCTGTGCCTGCTCGCCGGGCTCATCGGATACCACCTGGCCTACTCCGAAGGGCAGTTGTTCCGTGAGGGCCTCTTCCAGTTCGTCACCTCCTTCGCCCTGCCCTGGTACGCCATCGTCGGGGCGCAGACCGGGGCGGACGTCGGCCTGCCCGTGGTGGGCTCCCTCGTCCTCGCCGTCGTGGGACCCACCGCCGGGCGCTTCCTCATCGACGTCTCCTGCGGCGTTCCGCCCAAGCAGTTCGTCCGCGGCGAGTGGTTCGTCGCCGTCGCCGCGCTGACCGGAGCCGTGTGGATCGCCCTGGACCAGGCGGGGCTCC from the Streptomyces sp. NBC_01335 genome contains:
- a CDS encoding trimeric intracellular cation channel family protein; the protein is MTATQWAMGAVGFGSFEFTGGGTFINLVAATTNALNGALLARRPDHYKNFTVVGILLMALLGGIGGGVSRDIMVGRVPAALTNSSYVVLCLLAGLIGYHLAYSEGQLFREGLFQFVTSFALPWYAIVGAQTGADVGLPVVGSLVLAVVGPTAGRFLIDVSCGVPPKQFVRGEWFVAVAALTGAVWIALDQAGLPRGASAPLAFLVGFAVRLAALYRGWEEPLATEPAGVYRHDDGRPLLGRKIAGKSVRELRLLGLTVEPHDR